In the genome of Longimicrobium sp., the window GCAAACGCGGGTGGCGCTGCTGGGAACGCGCTTCACGATGGAGCACGACTTCTACCACGCCCGCCTGGCGGATTCCGGCATCGAGACGCTGATCCCCGGCGACGCGGATCGCGAGACGGTCCACCGTGTGATCTACGACGAGCTGGTGCGCGGCGTGATCTCCGGCGAGTCCCGCCAGGAGTACGTCCGCATCATCCGCGCGCTGACGGATCGCGGGGCCGAGGGCGTGGTCCTGGGCTGCACCGAGATCCCGCTCCTTGTCGGCCCAGCCGATTGCCCGGTTCCCCTCTTCGACACGACGCGCATCCACGCGGAAGCGGCGGTGGACCGGGCGCTCGCGTAGACGTCGCAGAAAAAGAAGCGGGGGGCAGGGCACCAGGTGCCCTGCCCCCCGCTTCATCCATCCAGCCCCGTAATTACGGGGTGGTCGTCTCGGCGGCCTCGGGCGTGGTGTTGCCACCGGCCGAGTCCATCGGGGCGGCGGTCGCGCCGGCGGCGCCGGCCGCGGCACCGGTGGAATCCATCGGCATGGTCGACGGCATCGGCGTGGTCGCGGCCGGGTCGGTCACGGGCATGGTGCTCTCCGTGGTCGTCGTGGTCGCCTCGGTCGCGGGCTCCTGGGCGGCTTCGTCGCCACCGCCGCAGGCGGCCAGGGCGGAGAGGGCGAGCACTGCAAGCAGCTTCTTCATGATGAGCCTCTTTCGGAGTTTCGGTTCGCCGGGTGCTTCCATCGCCCCGGTTCGGCTCTCCATAAAGCACTCGCCGTGCCGCATCTCGACCCGCGAAAAAACCCAGCAAACATGCGGCTTTTTCCTGATCGCACCTCCCGCGGCGAGCCGTTCACGCCGGTTCCGAACACCGTACCGAACACGCGGAACTGTTCACTGAACAATCCTTGTACAAGCTAGCGGACGTTCTTGTACATCATGTCGATCAGCTCGTCGTACATCTTCTCGGCACCGTCGCCGCCGCCCGTGATGGCGCCGGCGGCGCAGTGCTTCAGGTGGTTGCGCATCAGCTCGCGACCTACGCTGCGCAGCGCCTCGTGCACGGAGGCGATCTGGGTCATGATGTCGGCGCAGTAGCGGTCTTCTTCCACCATCCGCTGAAGGCCGCGCACCTGGCCCTCGATGCGCCGCAGGCGCTTGAGATTGCGGTCCTTGATGGCGCCGTCCACCGCGACGGCGTGCCGGTCGCCCTCGCCACCCGTGCCGCACCCGCAGCCGCAAGTGGCGGCATCCGCCTCCGTCGCTCCCTCGCCGATGTTCGTCGCCATCTCTCGTCCCGGTTCGCGCGTGGAAGCGGCCTACAGCAGCGCCGCCAGCTTGTTCTCGATGGCCTGCCGCGGCACGGCGCCGATCACCTGGTCTACCACCTTGCCGTCGCGGAAGAGCAGGAAAGTAGGCAGCGACCGGATGTTGAAGCGCGTGCTCACCTGCAGGTTGGCGTCGGTATCCACCTTGGCCACCTTCACCCGACCGGCGTAGTCGCCGGCGATCTGCTTGACCGCCGGGTCCATCATCCGGCACGGCCCGCACCACGCGGCGCCGAAGTCCACGAGCACCAGCCCTTCTGCACCCTCCACTTCGGCCGCGAAGGTCTGGTCCGTCACCTCCAGCACGCCCGCCTTCGTCGTATCAGCGCTCATCTCCGCCTCCCTTTAACGGTGTCCGCGCCCCGGCTCCAAAACCGGGGCGACACACCGAATGTAGTGTGCGGACCGTGATTGGTCCACATCATGTTGTACTCAGGCCAGCTTTACGCCACGCAGGCGCAGGCTGTTGGCCACCACGCTCACCGAGCTGAACGCCATCGCCGCGCTGGCCAGGATGGGGCTCAGCAGCAGCCCCCACACCGGGTACAGCAGCCCGGCGGCGATGGGAATGCCGACGACGTTGTAGATGAAGGCCCAGAACAGGTTCTGCTTCATGGTCCTCATCGTCCGGCGCGACAGGTGGATGGCCGCCGCCACGCCGCCCAGGTCGCCGCGCATCAGGGTGACGTCGCTGGCCTCCATCGCCACGTCCGTCCCCGTGCCGATGGCGATGCCCACGTCGGCCTGGGCCAGCGCGGGAGCGTCGTTGATGCCATCGCCCACCATCGCCACGACCTGTCCCCCCTCCTGCAGCCGCTTGATCTCCGCCACCTTGCCCTCGGGCAGCACCTCGGCCACCACGCGGTCGATCCCCGCCTGCCGGGCGACGGCCTCGGCGGTCGCGCGGTTGTCGCCGGTGAGCATCACCACCTGCAGCCCCATCCGCTTCATCCGCGCGATGGCGGCTCTTGAGGACGGCTTGATGGGATCGGCGACGGCGACCAGGCCGGCGAGCTGTCCGTCGACCGCCACGTACATCGGCGTCTTTCCCTCACCCGCCAGCCGCTGCGCATCCTCGCGCAGCGGGTCGGCGGATATGGAGTAGTCCGACATCAGCAGCGCGTTTCCGATGGCCACCGCGCGCCCATCCACCACGCCCAGCGCGCCGCGCCCGGTGACGGACTGGAAGCTCTCCGCGTCCGAAAGCGCCAGCCCCAGCTCCTTCGCGCGATTGACGATGGCGTCCGCCAGCGGGTGCTCGGACGACGCCTCCACCGACGCCACCAGCCGCAGCAGCTCGCCCTCGCTCGCGACGGGCGATCCAGAAGCCAGCATCAGCTCCGTGACCGTAGGGCGCCCCTCGGTGACGGTTCCCGTCTTGTCGAGCACCACCGTGCGGACGTCGCGTGCCCGCTGCAGCGCCTCGCCGCCCTTGATCAGCACGCCGGCTTCGGCACCCTTGCCCGTGGCCACCATCACGGCCGTGGGTACGGCCAGCCCCATGGCGCAGGGGCAGGCGATGATCAGCACCGCCACCGCCGCGGCGAAGGCGCGGACCCCGGGTGCCGCGTCAGCCGCCACGAACCAGACGACGAAGGTGGCGATGGCGATGGAAAGGACCACGGGAACGAAGATGGCGCTGATGCGGTCCGCCAGCCGCTGGATGGGCGCCCGCGAGCCCTGCGCGTCGCGCATCAGCTTTACGATCTGCGACAGCACGCTGTCCGCGCCCAGCGTGGTCGCCGTGTAGCGGAACGCGCCCGTGCGGTTGATGGTACCGCCGATCACCCGGTCGCCCGGGCCCTTCTGCACCGGCAGCGACTCGCCGGTGAGCATCGACTCGTCCACGGCGCTCTGCCCGGAGGCCACCTGGCCATCCACGGGAATGCGCTCGCCGGGGCGCACCAGCACCAGGTCGCCGTGCAGCACCTCGTCCACCGGCACGTCGGCCTCGGCGCCAGCGCGGAGGACGCGCGCGGTCTTCGGCTGCAGGTTGGCCAGCGCGCGCAGGGCCGACGAGGTCTGCCGCTTGGCGCGCGCCTCCATGGCGTTGCCCATCAGGATGAGCGCGATGATGAAGACCACCGCCTCGTAGTACACGTCGGGCTGCACGCCGCGGGCGATGAAGAAGCCCGGCGCCACTGTAGCCGCCACGGAGTAGACGAACGCCGCCCCCGTGCCGACCGCGATCAGCGTGTTCATGTCGGCCGAGTGGTGGCGGAAAGCGGCCCAGGCCCGCGTGTAGAAGTGCCGCCCGGCCCACGCCATGATCCCCACCGTCAGCGCCAGCAGCCCGTAGGCGATCACGCCGCGGGGAAGCTGGTACAGCCAGGGCAGGGCACTGGAAAGCGCGGGGTTCATCCACGCCATCGCCCAGCGCATGAACGGGTCTACCGTGGCCCCGTGCCCCGCGTGTGCGTCCGCCGCCATCAGCGGCATGGAGGCGACCATCGCGATCATCGCCACGGCGAAGCTGGCGAGCGCCTTGGTCCGCAGCTCGCGGAACTCCTCGTCCTGCGCGCGGTCCTGCGCCTCCTGCTCTTGGAACGCGGTCTGGTCGTCGCGGGCCAGGTCGGCGCCGTAGCCGGTGCCGCGGATGGTATCCACCAGCGCCTCGGGCGAGGTGGCGCCCGGGTCGAAGTGAACCGTGGCGTTCTTCGTCATCAGGTTCACGGCCGCGGCCTGCACGCCGGGCTGCTTCTCCAGCGCCCGCTGCACGCGGCCGGAGCAGGCGGCGCACGTCATTCCGCTGACGGGAATCGTCACCTTGCCGGCCGCCGGCCGCGTCGTCGACGGCGTCGGCGGTGTCCCGGCATGCGTGTGGTGCTCGTGAGTGCTCTGCATCCTGTCCCTCACCCTTCTACTCGACCGTGAGCTTGCCGCGAAGCATGCTCATGCCGCAGGTGAACTCGTAGCTGCCCGCGCGCTCGGGCGTGATCTCGACGGTGGTCTGCTTGTGCGCCGGCAGGAACTTGCGGATGCCGAAGTCGGGAAAGACCACTTCCTCCGAGCACCCGGAAGTCTCCTGCCGATCGAACACCAGCCGCACGGGCGCCCCCTGCTTCACCTTCACGTGCGCGGGCTGGTAGCCACCCTGCACGGTGATGGTCACCTGCTGCACGCCCGCCGCACCGACGGCTGCCTCCGCCGTGGTGCGACCCGCGAGAAAGAAGTACCAGTTGACCCAAACGATGGCGGCCAGCCCGCCCACCACCACCATCCACTCGGTGGCGTTCATCACGCACCTCGCGGCTGATAGCCCTCGTCCGCGATGGCCGAGGCGATTGCATCCGTGGTGACGGTACGCGGATCGTATTGCAAGGATGCCTCGCCCACGCGAACGCTCTCCACCTGCACCCCGTCGATTCCCTCCAGCGCGCGCCTGACCGCTCCCACGCAGTGCCCGCAGCTCATCCCGTCGATTTCCAGCGTCAGCCTCTCCATCATACCCTCCCGTGCAGGACGATCATGTTACCCCCCACGGGTACCAGTTTATATACCCCCACACCCTATGTCAAGTGTCGGTTGCCGGTCACGAAAACAGCCCCCGACGCCGCTGGCGCCGGGGGCTGTTCTGACACGATTCCCTACTTCCTGCCGTTCAGGCGATTCCCGCCGCCGTCTTGGCCCACTCCAGCCGCCGGCGCAGCTCCTTCTCGCTCATCGTGCCGATGGCCAGGTGCGCCGCGTCGATGCTGTTGAAGTCGATCGGCGCCGTCACGGGCTCCGTTCCGGGCTCGTCAGGCAGGCGAAAGGCCAGCAGCGCGCCGTTGCGCAGGTGCGCCACCTTGGTGGGCAGGGCGACCGCTTCCCACGTGCGGCCATGATCGTCGATGATGCTCCTCATCCGTTCTATCCTCCAGGTTCGTCAGCCGCGGTTGATGGCTTTCAGCAGGCCCTGGCCCACCGCCTCTACCTGCCAGGTGCGCACGCCGGGCACCTGCGCCAGCTCGTCGATGGTGCGGGGCTGCGCCCGGGCGATTTCTTCGAGCGTGGCGCGTGGAATCAGGAATCCCGCGTCCAGGTTCAGCTGGTCGGCCAGGCGGGTGCGGGCGTCGCGCAGGGCCTCGAAGCGGGCCTCCTGCTCGGGGTCGCGCTCGAACCGCTGTCCCCGCGGCCAGCGCGGAAGCTGGTCTTCGGGAACGTCAAGGCCTCGCTGCACGGCGGCCAGGATGTCGCGCCCGCGGCGCTGCGCCAGCCCTTCGGAAATGCCGGTGACGGAAGGCAGGTCGCGCATGCTTCCCGGCGGCGCGGCGCTCATTTCCAGCAGCGCCTGGTTGCCCAGGATGCGGAAGGTGGCCTGGTCGCGCTCGCGCGCCACGCCCTCGCGCCACGCGTGAAGCTCGCGAAGGATGGCCAGGCCGCGCGGCGCCAGGTCGCGCGCGCCCTTGATGCGCATGAACGCTTCCTTGCCGTCTTCCGGCTCCGTCCAGCGCGTGCCCTCGCGGCGCAGGAACTCCTCTTGCGCCCAGTGCAGCCGGCCCATCTGCTCCAGCGCCGCCTTCAGGCGGTCGCGCAGGTCGGGAAGGTGCGCCGTGTCGGTGGCGGCGTACTGCTTCATCCCCTCCGACAGCGGGCGCTCGGCCCAGTCGGCGCGCTGGAACTCCTTGGGAAGCTTGATCCCCAGGTGCTTCTCGACGATGGTGCCCAGCCCCAGGGCGCGCTCGCCCAGAAAGGCGGCGGCGATCTGCGTGTCGAACAGCCCCGAGATGCCCATCCCGGCGTCGCGGTCCAGGATGCGCAGGTCGTAGTCGGCGTCGTGAAAGATCTTTTCGATCGAGGGATCTTCCAGCACGTCCTTCAGCGGCGACAGGTCCTCGACGGCGAGCGGATCCACCAGCCAGTTCTGCGTCCGCGACGAAACCTGCAGCAGGCTCAGCCGGTCGAAGTAGCGGTGGTAGCCGGCGGCTTCGGTGTCTACGCCCAGCAGCGGTTCCGCGCGTAGCGTCTGCGCCAGCTCGCGAAGTGCCTCGGGGGTATCGATGGTCGTGTAGTCCATTCTCTCCGTTTCCCTGGAACCCGCAAAATCGCCCGCCGCGCAGGGCATCGCAAGGTCCGGGCTCCGGCGGATGGAGCGTGACTGGACGGCCCTGCGCGGGACCGCCAGGTTTACGCCGCGTTCAGATCGTCGACCATCCCTCGTTTTGAGATCCACCCGCCCCGCCCATGACCATGCTTCTGTTGATCCAGGCGCAGCCCGCATCCGACAACGCTGCCGTGGGACTGTACGGGATGGCGGTGATTGCCGCGTTCTTCATTGCCCTCCTGGGGAGCTTTCGTCTGCAGGCGGCGCAGGGGTGCCTGATCTTCGCCCTGATCTGGATGTGGATGCTGACGGGCAGCAGCTTGGCGATGCGCGGGCATTTCGTGGCCGCTGCGGTCGTCGCTGGCGCCGGGTACTGGGTGGCGCTGAAGGCGCACAGGCTGAAGAGCGAGGCCGAAGCGGAGGCGTGGCGCGCGAAAGAACGCGCCGAGCAGGAAATCCAGCGGCAGAAGGAGGAGGCACTGCGAAGGCAGCGCGCCATCGTCCCCGCGTCGGCGAAGCTGGTTGGCCTGGTGACGTACCGGGGCGGCCTTCCGGAGGTGGAAGCCGGGCAGGTGGTGGAACTGCTGGCTGCGACGGAGAAGTTGTTCCTGGTGCCGATGGACGTCGCGAAGCAGGCGGCGATGGTGGACGTCAGTCGGTCCACGCACCTGTGGGTCGCGGAGGCTACGGGAACGGTGGTGCTGGCCACCGACTCGGCGACGGGCTGGCCGCAGCAGGTGGAGTTCGGGCCGGCGGAGGGAGGCATCGCGACCGCGCGCGACCTGTACGCGCGCCTGGCCCGCGTGCTGCCCGCCCGCGCCCTGTCGAAGCCAGCCGCCGTCCGCTCCACCGCAATCCCCTGCTCGGGCTGCGGCGCCGCCATCGCCGTGGACGCCCCTGCCTGCCGCTACTGCGGCCGCCCTGCGTGAGGGAAAGTCATGTCTGATTGCAGCGATCCCAAAGCCGACCGGCTCATACGGCAGCGGGAGCACGACATCGTTCTGGCGGACGTCTCCGACATCCAGGAATTCGTAGCCTCGCTGCCGGACCGTGATACGCGGCCTGTCGATGAGATCCTGGGATACGACGACTTCGGACTGCCGTCGAACTGAGGCATGCCCAGGTAGCGGTGCAGCCCTGCGTACGAATCCGCGTCAGAACACGCCGTCGTACCCGCGCTTCCGCGCATCGGCCTTGAGCCACTGCTGCGCTCCGCCATCATCCCGGAAGTACTTCGCGTCTGCGGGCTCTCTGCCGACCATCACCACGCCGTCATGGCTGATGTACACGTGTTCGGGGATGCCTGCGTCGCCGCCCGGGTTGTGGATCCGGAATCCCCGGAAGCCCAGAATCCCCAGCGGCAGTTCCGTCGTGGCGGCTGGTGAAAGCTCGCGTAGCTGTTCGGCCAGTTCCACCGCGTCGGCTTCGCTCAGGACCCACCGGGGATTGGGGATCCCGCTGAACGCATCCAGCTCCACGACGGCATCGGTGGCGCCCACCTTCGGCTCGGCGGGCGCGGCGCAGCCCAGCGTGGCCGCGATCAGCAGTGGAATGGCGAGTCGGAAGATTGTCATCGACACATAGGCCGTGGAACGTAAGGTGGATTGCACCCATAAACGGCTGGGCGGGGCCGGTCCGGACGGGATGGATCAGCCGGGTTCATCGACCGCCAGGATCGCTTCGATGATCTCTTCGCCGCGAACGCGGGCGCGGCCGCTGTTCATCGACCGGCGGTCCTCTAGGCGCCCATCCGGAAGGCGCACGCGGACCAGCACGTGCGAGGCAAAGGTCATCGCCGGGTTCCAGGTGGCGGTGCGGCCCTCGTCGGAAAGGCGCGCGGGAATGGGATCGGGCATGGGGATTGGACCGCGCCTTGCGCCACGGGTTACATTCGATGGAAGCTGATGCGCCCGGCGGGCGCCTGACCAACACGAACAACAGACCGACTCAGATGGCCGACGTCACCTGCGCGCGCTGCGGAGAAACCAGGGCGGGAATGCCGTTCGCGCCGTTCAACAACGACCTGGGCAAGCGCATCCACGCCTCCATCTGCCAGGAGTGCTGGGCCCTGTGGCTCAAGCAGCAGACGATGCTGATCAACCACAACGGCCTGAACGTGCGCGACCCCGAGGCCAAGACGTTCCTGTACGACCAGACGGAGAAGTTCCTCTTCCGGAGCGGCGACGCCGAAGAGGTAGACACCAGCAAGCAGGGCACCATCCAGTGGTGAGCCCGGCGCGCTTGTGCGCGGCGCGCCATGCGGTTACCGTTGTGGCTGCACCCACGTGAACCAGCGAGACGCCATGACCGATCCCAAGACCTGCTGCTGCGACAAGTGCTGCTGTGAGGGCGACTGCTGCGCGGACTGCTGCTGCGAGCAGACCTGCTGCTGCTGACCTGAACGGCCGCACCGAAAATCGAAGAAGCCCCGCCATCCAGCGGGGCTTTTCGTTTGTGCCTCCTATCCGTCGCCACGCCTCGCCACGAAATCGTCGAAGTCGCGGATACTCGTGCCGTGTCCCGACAGCGCAA includes:
- a CDS encoding oxidative damage protection protein, which codes for MEADAPGGRLTNTNNRPTQMADVTCARCGETRAGMPFAPFNNDLGKRIHASICQECWALWLKQQTMLINHNGLNVRDPEAKTFLYDQTEKFLFRSGDAEEVDTSKQGTIQW
- a CDS encoding heavy-metal-associated domain-containing protein → MMERLTLEIDGMSCGHCVGAVRRALEGIDGVQVESVRVGEASLQYDPRTVTTDAIASAIADEGYQPRGA
- a CDS encoding cupredoxin domain-containing protein, producing MNATEWMVVVGGLAAIVWVNWYFFLAGRTTAEAAVGAAGVQQVTITVQGGYQPAHVKVKQGAPVRLVFDRQETSGCSEEVVFPDFGIRKFLPAHKQTTVEITPERAGSYEFTCGMSMLRGKLTVE
- a CDS encoding heavy metal translocating P-type ATPase, which gives rise to MQSTHEHHTHAGTPPTPSTTRPAAGKVTIPVSGMTCAACSGRVQRALEKQPGVQAAAVNLMTKNATVHFDPGATSPEALVDTIRGTGYGADLARDDQTAFQEQEAQDRAQDEEFRELRTKALASFAVAMIAMVASMPLMAADAHAGHGATVDPFMRWAMAWMNPALSSALPWLYQLPRGVIAYGLLALTVGIMAWAGRHFYTRAWAAFRHHSADMNTLIAVGTGAAFVYSVAATVAPGFFIARGVQPDVYYEAVVFIIALILMGNAMEARAKRQTSSALRALANLQPKTARVLRAGAEADVPVDEVLHGDLVLVRPGERIPVDGQVASGQSAVDESMLTGESLPVQKGPGDRVIGGTINRTGAFRYTATTLGADSVLSQIVKLMRDAQGSRAPIQRLADRISAIFVPVVLSIAIATFVVWFVAADAAPGVRAFAAAVAVLIIACPCAMGLAVPTAVMVATGKGAEAGVLIKGGEALQRARDVRTVVLDKTGTVTEGRPTVTELMLASGSPVASEGELLRLVASVEASSEHPLADAIVNRAKELGLALSDAESFQSVTGRGALGVVDGRAVAIGNALLMSDYSISADPLREDAQRLAGEGKTPMYVAVDGQLAGLVAVADPIKPSSRAAIARMKRMGLQVVMLTGDNRATAEAVARQAGIDRVVAEVLPEGKVAEIKRLQEGGQVVAMVGDGINDAPALAQADVGIAIGTGTDVAMEASDVTLMRGDLGGVAAAIHLSRRTMRTMKQNLFWAFIYNVVGIPIAAGLLYPVWGLLLSPILASAAMAFSSVSVVANSLRLRGVKLA
- a CDS encoding ribonuclease D, whose product is MDYTTIDTPEALRELAQTLRAEPLLGVDTEAAGYHRYFDRLSLLQVSSRTQNWLVDPLAVEDLSPLKDVLEDPSIEKIFHDADYDLRILDRDAGMGISGLFDTQIAAAFLGERALGLGTIVEKHLGIKLPKEFQRADWAERPLSEGMKQYAATDTAHLPDLRDRLKAALEQMGRLHWAQEEFLRREGTRWTEPEDGKEAFMRIKGARDLAPRGLAILRELHAWREGVARERDQATFRILGNQALLEMSAAPPGSMRDLPSVTGISEGLAQRRGRDILAAVQRGLDVPEDQLPRWPRGQRFERDPEQEARFEALRDARTRLADQLNLDAGFLIPRATLEEIARAQPRTIDELAQVPGVRTWQVEAVGQGLLKAINRG
- a CDS encoding metal-sensitive transcriptional regulator, coding for MATNIGEGATEADAATCGCGCGTGGEGDRHAVAVDGAIKDRNLKRLRRIEGQVRGLQRMVEEDRYCADIMTQIASVHEALRSVGRELMRNHLKHCAAGAITGGGDGAEKMYDELIDMMYKNVR
- the trxA gene encoding thioredoxin; this encodes MSADTTKAGVLEVTDQTFAAEVEGAEGLVLVDFGAAWCGPCRMMDPAVKQIAGDYAGRVKVAKVDTDANLQVSTRFNIRSLPTFLLFRDGKVVDQVIGAVPRQAIENKLAALL